In one Achromobacter spanius genomic region, the following are encoded:
- the tsf gene encoding translation elongation factor Ts translates to MAEITAALVKELREKTDAPMMECKKALTEAEGDLVRAEEILRVKLGNKASKAAARVTAEGLIGLFISADAKQGAVVEINCETDFVAKNDDFVGFVNKLAELVATQNPADVAALSALPFGEGTVETTRTALIGKIGENISIRRFERIETPNALASYVHGGKIGVLVEYSGAEEVGKDLAMHIAATKPKALNADGVNPADIAAERSVAEQKAAESGKPADIVAKMVEGSVAKFLKEVTLLSQPFVKNDKHTVEQHLKANGASISKFVLFVVGEGIEKKTSDFAAEVAAAAAGAA, encoded by the coding sequence ATGGCTGAAATTACCGCTGCCCTGGTCAAGGAACTGCGCGAGAAGACCGACGCGCCCATGATGGAGTGCAAGAAGGCCTTGACGGAAGCCGAAGGCGACCTGGTTCGCGCCGAGGAAATCCTGCGCGTCAAGCTGGGCAACAAGGCCAGCAAGGCCGCTGCCCGCGTCACCGCCGAAGGCCTGATCGGTCTGTTCATCTCCGCCGATGCCAAGCAAGGCGCCGTCGTTGAAATCAACTGCGAAACCGACTTCGTCGCCAAGAACGACGACTTCGTCGGCTTCGTGAACAAGCTGGCTGAACTGGTCGCCACGCAGAACCCGGCCGACGTCGCCGCTCTGTCGGCCCTGCCGTTCGGTGAAGGCACCGTTGAAACGACCCGCACCGCCCTGATCGGCAAGATCGGCGAAAACATCTCGATCCGCCGCTTCGAGCGCATCGAGACGCCGAACGCGCTGGCCAGCTACGTGCACGGCGGCAAGATCGGCGTGCTGGTGGAATACTCCGGCGCCGAGGAAGTGGGCAAGGACCTGGCGATGCACATTGCCGCCACCAAGCCCAAGGCCCTGAACGCCGACGGCGTGAACCCTGCCGACATCGCCGCCGAGCGTTCGGTCGCCGAGCAGAAGGCCGCCGAATCCGGCAAGCCGGCTGATATCGTGGCCAAGATGGTTGAAGGTTCGGTCGCCAAGTTCCTGAAGGAAGTGACCCTGCTGTCGCAACCTTTCGTCAAGAACGACAAGCACACGGTCGAACAGCACCTGAAGGCCAATGGCGCTTCGATCAGCAAGTTCGTGCTGTTCGTTGTCGGCGAAGGTATCGAGAAGAAGACCAGCGACTTTGCCGCTGAGGTTGCCGCTGCCGCCGCCGGCGCAGCCTAA
- the pyrH gene encoding UMP kinase → MSSRAYKRVLLKLSGEALMGEDAFGINRSTIVRMTDEIAEVAATGVELAIVIGGGNIFRGVAPGAQGMDRATADYMGMMATIMNALALQDALKHKGIDTRVQSALNIDQVVEPYIRPKALRYLEEGKVVIFAAGTGNPFFTTDTAAALRGAEIGAEIVLKATKVDGIYSADPNKDPTATRYARISFDEAIVRRLEVMDATAFALCRDQKLPIKVFSINKSGALKRVVSGEDEGTLVHV, encoded by the coding sequence ATGAGCAGCAGAGCATACAAACGGGTTCTTCTCAAACTTTCCGGCGAGGCGCTGATGGGCGAGGATGCTTTTGGCATCAATCGTTCCACCATCGTCCGCATGACCGATGAGATCGCCGAAGTCGCCGCCACCGGCGTCGAACTGGCCATCGTCATCGGCGGAGGTAACATTTTCCGTGGCGTCGCCCCGGGTGCGCAGGGCATGGACCGCGCCACCGCCGACTACATGGGCATGATGGCCACCATCATGAACGCGCTTGCGCTGCAAGACGCGCTCAAGCACAAGGGGATCGACACCCGCGTACAATCGGCCCTGAACATCGATCAGGTCGTCGAACCCTACATCCGCCCGAAGGCTTTGCGTTACCTCGAAGAGGGCAAGGTCGTCATCTTCGCCGCGGGCACGGGCAACCCCTTCTTCACGACCGACACTGCCGCCGCCTTGCGTGGCGCCGAAATCGGCGCGGAGATCGTGTTGAAAGCCACCAAAGTGGACGGCATCTACAGCGCGGATCCCAACAAGGATCCCACCGCGACGCGCTATGCGCGGATCAGCTTCGATGAAGCGATCGTGCGCCGTCTGGAAGTCATGGACGCCACGGCCTTCGCGCTGTGCCGTGACCAGAAACTGCCGATCAAAGTGTTTTCGATCAATAAGTCCGGCGCGCTCAAGCGAGTGGTCAGCGGCGAAGACGAAGGCACGTTGGTACACGTTTAA
- the frr gene encoding ribosome recycling factor, whose amino-acid sequence MSAAEIRKSAEARMAKSLDTLKINLGKIRTGRAHTGILDHVQVDYYGSPVPVGQVANVNLVDARTISVQPYEKQMAGPIEKAIRESDLGLNPISMGDTIRVPMPALTEERRRDLTKVVRSEGEDAKIAVRNLRREANEALKKLVKDKEISEDDERRAQDDVQKLTDRSVADIDKMVVQKEAEIMTV is encoded by the coding sequence ATGAGCGCAGCAGAAATCCGCAAATCCGCCGAAGCCAGGATGGCCAAGTCGCTTGATACGCTCAAGATCAACCTGGGCAAGATCCGGACGGGCCGCGCCCACACCGGCATCCTGGACCACGTACAGGTTGACTACTACGGTTCGCCCGTGCCGGTCGGTCAGGTCGCCAACGTCAACCTCGTGGACGCCCGCACCATCAGCGTGCAGCCCTACGAAAAGCAGATGGCTGGCCCGATCGAAAAGGCAATCCGTGAATCGGATCTGGGCCTGAACCCGATCTCGATGGGCGACACCATCCGCGTGCCGATGCCGGCCCTGACCGAAGAGCGCCGCCGTGACCTGACCAAGGTCGTGCGCAGCGAAGGCGAAGACGCCAAGATCGCCGTGCGCAACCTGCGCCGTGAAGCGAACGAAGCGTTGAAGAAGCTGGTCAAGGACAAGGAAATCTCCGAGGACGACGAGCGTCGCGCCCAGGACGATGTCCAAAAGCTGACCGATCGCTCCGTGGCGGACATCGACAAGATGGTCGTTCAGAAAGAAGCGGAAATCATGACCGTATAA
- the uppS gene encoding polyprenyl diphosphate synthase, with protein sequence MATSSTQAVPDTRDIPEHVAIIMDGNGRWATRRLLPRTAGHAKGVQAVRRVVEACGRAGVRYLTLFAFSSENWRRPAEEVSLLMRLFVQALEREIGKLDEQGVRLHVIGDLSAFEPRLQELIAAAQARTAHNDRLHLTVAANYGGRWDILQATRAMLAAEPGLASHPEQVNEDRLARHLSMSWAPEPDLFIRTGGEQRISNFLIWQMAYAEFYFTDRYWPDFGAAELQAAFDWYRTRERRFGRTSAQVNESGEQ encoded by the coding sequence ATGGCAACCAGTTCGACCCAGGCGGTTCCCGATACTCGCGACATTCCCGAACACGTCGCCATCATCATGGATGGCAACGGGCGATGGGCTACGCGGCGGCTGCTGCCTCGTACGGCGGGCCATGCCAAGGGCGTGCAGGCCGTGCGCCGCGTGGTCGAGGCCTGTGGGCGTGCCGGGGTGCGTTACCTGACGTTGTTCGCCTTCAGTTCCGAGAACTGGCGCCGACCCGCTGAAGAAGTCTCGTTGCTGATGCGCCTGTTCGTACAGGCGCTTGAGCGCGAGATCGGCAAGTTGGACGAGCAGGGCGTGCGGCTGCATGTCATTGGCGACCTGAGCGCGTTCGAACCCCGCCTGCAAGAGCTGATCGCGGCCGCGCAGGCACGCACCGCGCACAATGACCGCCTGCACCTGACGGTTGCCGCCAACTACGGCGGACGCTGGGATATTCTTCAGGCCACCCGCGCAATGCTTGCCGCCGAGCCCGGGCTGGCGTCCCACCCCGAGCAAGTCAATGAAGATCGGCTGGCGCGGCATCTGTCGATGTCTTGGGCGCCTGAACCCGATCTGTTCATCCGCACCGGCGGTGAACAGCGCATTTCCAATTTCCTGATCTGGCAGATGGCCTACGCGGAGTTCTACTTCACGGATCGCTATTGGCCGGATTTCGGCGCTGCTGAACTGCAAGCGGCTTTTGACTGGTATCGCACCCGCGAACGCCGCTTCGGCCGTACCAGCGCGCAAGTCAACGAAAGCGGCGAGCAGTAA
- a CDS encoding phosphatidate cytidylyltransferase produces the protein MLGQRIVTAVILLAILAAAMISANPWWFVALLALAAACANWEWLRLTLPQPPSPLISIGVAVLLFGGMLALASAWLAGGGVGWRDPAWVMRYVVPGVAAVWLFGGVTAVVRGRSDAPPASLGWSVFSVPAAFAAWAVLAQMFVARGAGFVVSLLALVWVADIAAYFAGRAFGKRKLAPRVSPGKTIEGAVAGVLGAVIWIGLSSLWAGSFGHALVERWTFWLALPIAALLGVVSIVGDLFESLLKRRAGRKDSSTLLPGHGGVYDRIDAILPVAPFALILSGVLF, from the coding sequence ATGTTGGGCCAGCGTATCGTTACCGCAGTCATCCTGTTGGCCATTCTGGCCGCCGCGATGATCAGCGCCAACCCCTGGTGGTTCGTCGCGTTGTTGGCCTTGGCCGCCGCGTGCGCCAACTGGGAATGGCTGCGCTTGACGCTGCCCCAGCCTCCGTCCCCCCTGATTTCCATCGGCGTTGCCGTGCTGCTGTTCGGCGGCATGCTGGCGCTTGCCTCGGCCTGGCTTGCTGGCGGCGGCGTGGGTTGGCGCGATCCGGCCTGGGTGATGCGCTATGTGGTGCCCGGGGTGGCCGCCGTCTGGCTGTTTGGCGGCGTTACCGCCGTGGTCCGTGGCCGTTCCGATGCGCCGCCCGCCAGCCTGGGCTGGTCCGTCTTTTCCGTACCCGCCGCCTTTGCCGCCTGGGCCGTGCTGGCGCAGATGTTCGTCGCGCGTGGCGCGGGCTTTGTGGTGTCGCTGCTGGCGCTGGTCTGGGTGGCCGACATTGCCGCGTATTTTGCCGGCCGCGCCTTCGGCAAGCGTAAGCTGGCCCCGCGCGTCAGTCCGGGCAAGACCATCGAAGGCGCCGTCGCCGGGGTGCTGGGCGCCGTGATCTGGATCGGGCTGTCCAGCCTGTGGGCCGGGTCGTTCGGCCACGCGCTGGTGGAACGCTGGACCTTCTGGCTGGCCCTGCCTATTGCCGCGCTGCTGGGCGTGGTGTCCATCGTGGGCGACTTGTTCGAATCGCTGCTCAAGCGCCGCGCGGGCCGCAAGGATTCCAGCACGCTGTTGCCCGGCCATGGCGGGGTGTATGACCGAATCGACGCGATTCTTCCGGTCGCGCCGTTTGCGCTAATTTTGTCTGGAGTGCTGTTTTGA
- a CDS encoding 1-deoxy-D-xylulose-5-phosphate reductoisomerase yields MTVFQRVVVLGSTGSIGESTLDVIARHPERLGVYALSAHSRMERLAEQALASRAAVVVVPDAAARKRFIAAWTGSQPMPDIRVGAQALADTAADPQCDSVMAAIVGAAGLPAALAAARSGKRVLLANKEALVAAGSLFMRAVRDNGAELLPIDSEHNAIFQCLPHGGRAQAPDAPAPGVRRLLLTASGGPFRGRDLEDLHDVTPAQACAHPNWSMGRKISVDSATMLNKGLEVIEAHWLFAMPADRIEVVVHPQSVVHSMVEYDDGSVLAQLGQPDMRTPIAYGLGFPERLESGVGPLDLTRLGRLDFEKPDLARFPCLALSFDALRAGQGACVALNAANEVAVAAFLDGRLPYTWIARVIEATLEWQAGQASVTLNSLDEVLALDADARTFAGNLGLA; encoded by the coding sequence TTGACGGTTTTTCAACGCGTCGTCGTGCTCGGGTCGACCGGATCGATCGGTGAAAGCACGCTGGATGTGATTGCCCGCCACCCCGAGCGCCTGGGGGTTTATGCGCTGTCCGCCCACAGCCGGATGGAGCGTCTGGCCGAGCAGGCGCTGGCCAGCCGCGCCGCTGTCGTGGTGGTGCCTGATGCCGCCGCCCGCAAGCGATTCATTGCCGCCTGGACGGGCTCCCAGCCCATGCCCGACATCCGGGTGGGCGCGCAGGCGCTGGCCGACACAGCGGCGGACCCGCAGTGCGATTCGGTCATGGCCGCCATCGTGGGCGCGGCCGGCTTGCCCGCCGCGCTGGCCGCCGCCCGTAGCGGCAAGCGTGTGTTGCTGGCCAACAAGGAAGCGCTGGTCGCCGCGGGCTCGCTCTTCATGCGGGCCGTGCGCGACAACGGCGCCGAACTGCTGCCCATCGATAGCGAACACAATGCCATTTTCCAGTGCCTGCCTCATGGCGGGCGGGCCCAAGCGCCCGATGCGCCCGCGCCAGGCGTACGCCGCCTGTTGCTGACGGCATCCGGCGGTCCGTTCCGGGGGCGCGATCTCGAAGACCTGCACGATGTGACCCCCGCTCAAGCCTGCGCCCACCCGAACTGGAGCATGGGCCGCAAGATCTCGGTGGACTCGGCGACCATGCTCAACAAGGGGCTGGAAGTGATTGAAGCGCATTGGCTGTTCGCCATGCCCGCCGACCGGATCGAAGTAGTGGTGCACCCGCAAAGCGTCGTGCATTCCATGGTCGAGTACGACGATGGATCCGTGCTGGCGCAGCTGGGCCAGCCCGACATGCGGACTCCTATTGCCTACGGGCTGGGCTTTCCTGAACGCCTGGAAAGCGGTGTCGGGCCACTGGATCTGACCCGACTTGGCCGTCTGGATTTCGAAAAACCTGATCTGGCCCGTTTTCCTTGCCTGGCCTTGTCCTTTGACGCCTTGCGGGCGGGGCAGGGCGCCTGCGTGGCGCTCAACGCCGCCAACGAAGTCGCCGTTGCCGCGTTCTTGGACGGCCGCCTCCCCTATACGTGGATTGCGCGCGTGATCGAAGCCACCCTGGAGTGGCAGGCGGGGCAAGCATCTGTTACGCTCAACAGTCTTGACGAAGTGCTCGCGCTGGATGCAGATGCGCGCACCTTCGCAGGTAACCTTGGGCTGGCCTGA
- the rseP gene encoding RIP metalloprotease RseP, giving the protein MLFTLLAFAVALGSLITFHELGHYWVARLCGVKVLRFSLGFGKVILRRTDKHGTEWAVSALPLGGYVKMQDDAPAGATPAEAASAFNNKPVGQRIAIVAAGPLFNLILAVVLYAGLNLAGTDEPQAIIAQPTAESPAAQAGLLAGDRILAIDGQEVASWSDARWRLMDVMSSGGRAQVEVSTPSGAVQQRELNLPPNAMDPSAGDPLAAAGIRLAQPKPGVRAVNDGGEGQAAGLRAGDTIVAINGQPTPETGLVIKQIQQSAGKTLALTVLRDGANISLNVTPRPEMVNGQEIGRLGVQLGGDVPMVTVRYGLFESVWLGAVRTWDTAWFSLRMMGRMVTGDVSWRNISGPVTIADYAGQTARIGIVAYIAYIALISISLGVLNLLPIPMLDGGHLLYYLVEIVRGSPPPARWIDIGQRAGIGLLAGLMGLALFNDFTRLFT; this is encoded by the coding sequence ATGCTTTTCACCCTGCTGGCCTTTGCGGTAGCGCTTGGCTCACTGATCACCTTCCATGAGCTGGGACACTATTGGGTGGCCCGCTTGTGCGGCGTGAAAGTGCTGCGGTTCTCGTTGGGGTTCGGCAAGGTGATTCTGCGCCGCACGGACAAACATGGCACGGAATGGGCTGTGTCCGCCTTGCCGCTGGGCGGCTACGTCAAGATGCAGGATGACGCGCCCGCCGGCGCCACGCCGGCCGAGGCCGCCAGCGCGTTCAACAACAAGCCGGTCGGCCAGCGCATCGCCATCGTCGCGGCCGGCCCGCTATTCAACCTGATCCTTGCGGTAGTCCTGTATGCCGGCCTGAACCTGGCTGGCACGGACGAGCCGCAGGCCATCATCGCCCAACCCACGGCGGAATCACCCGCCGCGCAGGCCGGCCTGCTGGCCGGCGACCGCATCCTTGCCATCGACGGTCAAGAGGTCGCGTCGTGGTCAGACGCGCGCTGGCGCCTGATGGACGTCATGTCCTCCGGCGGCCGCGCGCAGGTCGAAGTCAGCACGCCGTCGGGCGCGGTCCAGCAGCGTGAATTGAACTTGCCGCCCAATGCCATGGATCCTTCCGCCGGCGACCCGCTTGCGGCGGCCGGTATCCGCCTGGCACAGCCCAAGCCGGGCGTGCGCGCCGTCAATGACGGCGGCGAAGGCCAGGCGGCCGGGCTGCGTGCCGGCGACACCATCGTCGCGATCAACGGCCAGCCCACGCCGGAAACCGGCTTGGTCATCAAGCAGATCCAGCAAAGCGCCGGCAAGACTCTGGCGCTGACCGTACTGCGCGACGGCGCCAATATCTCGCTGAATGTCACGCCGCGTCCCGAAATGGTGAACGGCCAGGAAATCGGGCGCCTTGGCGTCCAGTTGGGCGGCGACGTGCCCATGGTGACCGTGCGCTATGGTCTGTTCGAAAGCGTATGGCTAGGCGCGGTGCGCACCTGGGATACGGCCTGGTTTTCGCTGCGCATGATGGGCCGCATGGTCACGGGTGATGTTTCGTGGCGCAATATCAGCGGGCCGGTCACCATCGCCGACTACGCCGGCCAGACCGCCAGAATCGGCATTGTTGCGTATATCGCCTATATTGCTTTGATCAGTATCAGCCTGGGCGTATTAAATTTGCTTCCCATTCCTATGCTGGACGGCGGCCATCTGCTGTACTATCTCGTCGAAATTGTGCGGGGTAGCCCGCCGCCAGCGAGGTGGATCGATATTGGACAGCGCGCCGGCATAGGTTTATTGGCAGGCCTCATGGGGCTTGCGCTGTTTAACGATTTCACGCGTTTATTCACCTAA
- the bamA gene encoding outer membrane protein assembly factor BamA, whose protein sequence is MSFRRMFHHKKGVLPGLIAALMLPAMAQAFDPFVVRDIRVEGIQRTDAGTVFGYLPVKVGEKFTEEEATEAIRRLYGTGFFTDVQIQTDNNVVVVVVQERPTIASVNFNGMREFDSKAITTSLQQVGFAEGRIFDRSMLERAEYELKQQYLSKGKYGVEVTSTVTPLPRNRVGVSFDVFEGDVARIQEIRFVGNKAFSESDLLDEFKLTTPGWLTWYTDTDKYSREKLEGDLETLRSFYLDQGYLEFSVEPPQVTISPDRKDIRITITVHEGEPYKVRSVKLAGNLLGLDKEINALVQVKPDETFSAAKANNSAKAITDYLGELGYAFANVNPNPQLDRAKHEADLTFYVDPSRRVYVRRIQIGGNTRTRDEVVRREMRQQEAAWYDAKDIKTSRDRVDRLGYFSDVNVKTDPVPGSPDQVDVNVDVKEKPTGMINLGVGYGSSEKAILSAGISEDNVFGSGTNLTLQLNTSKTNRAIVLSHTDPYWTKDGISRTTSAYYRVTEPWNNNDGDYRVKAIGLGMNFGVPISEYDRIFLGANFEHNQIDLFTNSPQAYRDFVGQYGDSTNSVIFSTGWSKDTRDSALAPTSGSYTRLKADVSTVDLQYTMLTGQQQYFLPLGGSYTLALNGMVDWGRSYGSKDYPVIKNVYAGGIGTVRGYEGSSLGPRDTLTGDYLGGTRRIVANAQLYLPFPGATKDRTLRWFIFSDAGQVAAGSGLSCTRGRDNTEVEDPCGWRFSAGIGLSWQSPMGPLQLSYARPLNSKQGDDKQSFQFQIGTGF, encoded by the coding sequence ATGTCTTTTCGCCGGATGTTTCATCACAAAAAGGGTGTACTGCCGGGTCTGATCGCCGCATTAATGCTGCCGGCCATGGCCCAAGCCTTCGACCCTTTTGTCGTGCGGGATATCCGCGTAGAAGGTATTCAACGGACTGACGCCGGTACCGTTTTCGGTTATCTCCCCGTGAAGGTGGGCGAGAAATTCACCGAAGAAGAAGCGACCGAGGCCATCCGCCGCCTGTATGGCACGGGTTTTTTCACCGACGTGCAGATCCAGACGGACAACAACGTTGTTGTCGTCGTGGTGCAGGAACGGCCGACGATCGCCTCCGTTAATTTCAACGGCATGCGCGAATTCGATTCCAAGGCGATCACCACGTCGCTGCAGCAGGTCGGTTTCGCCGAAGGTCGCATTTTCGACCGATCCATGCTCGAACGCGCGGAATACGAACTGAAGCAGCAATACCTGTCCAAGGGCAAGTACGGCGTCGAAGTGACGTCCACCGTGACGCCGCTGCCGCGCAACCGCGTCGGCGTGAGCTTTGACGTGTTTGAAGGTGATGTCGCTCGAATCCAGGAAATCCGCTTCGTGGGCAACAAGGCTTTCTCGGAAAGCGACCTGCTCGACGAATTCAAGCTGACCACCCCGGGCTGGCTGACCTGGTATACGGATACCGACAAGTATTCCCGCGAAAAGCTCGAAGGCGACCTGGAAACCCTGCGCTCGTTCTACCTGGACCAGGGTTACCTGGAGTTTTCCGTCGAGCCTCCGCAGGTCACGATTTCGCCCGACCGCAAAGATATCCGCATCACGATCACCGTCCACGAAGGCGAACCCTACAAGGTGCGCAGCGTGAAGCTGGCCGGCAATCTGCTGGGCCTGGACAAGGAAATCAACGCACTGGTGCAGGTCAAGCCGGACGAGACCTTCTCGGCCGCCAAGGCCAACAATTCCGCCAAGGCCATTACCGATTACCTGGGTGAACTGGGCTACGCCTTCGCCAACGTCAACCCGAACCCGCAACTGGACCGCGCCAAGCACGAAGCCGACCTGACGTTCTACGTCGATCCGAGCCGCCGCGTTTACGTGCGCCGTATCCAGATCGGGGGCAACACCCGTACGCGCGACGAAGTCGTGCGCCGCGAAATGCGCCAGCAGGAAGCTGCCTGGTACGACGCCAAGGACATCAAGACGTCCCGCGACCGCGTCGACCGCCTGGGCTATTTCAGCGACGTCAACGTCAAGACGGATCCGGTTCCGGGCTCGCCCGACCAGGTCGACGTGAACGTCGACGTGAAAGAAAAGCCCACCGGCATGATCAACCTGGGCGTGGGCTACGGCTCGTCTGAAAAGGCGATTCTGTCGGCCGGTATCAGCGAAGACAACGTATTCGGCAGCGGCACCAACCTGACGCTGCAATTGAATACCAGCAAGACCAACCGCGCGATCGTGCTGTCGCACACGGACCCGTACTGGACCAAGGACGGCATCAGCCGCACCACGTCCGCGTACTACCGTGTGACCGAGCCCTGGAACAACAACGACGGTGATTACCGCGTCAAGGCCATCGGCCTGGGTATGAACTTCGGTGTTCCGATTTCCGAGTACGACCGGATCTTCCTGGGCGCGAACTTCGAGCACAACCAGATCGATCTGTTCACGAACTCGCCGCAGGCCTACAGGGACTTTGTGGGGCAGTACGGCGATTCGACCAACTCGGTCATCTTCAGCACCGGCTGGTCCAAGGACACCCGTGACAGCGCCTTGGCGCCCACCAGTGGTTCGTACACGCGTCTGAAGGCCGACGTGTCCACGGTGGACCTGCAATACACCATGCTGACGGGTCAGCAGCAGTATTTCCTGCCCTTGGGCGGTTCCTATACCTTGGCCTTGAACGGCATGGTGGATTGGGGCCGCAGCTACGGCAGCAAGGACTACCCGGTCATCAAGAACGTCTATGCCGGCGGTATCGGTACCGTGCGCGGCTACGAAGGCTCGTCGCTGGGTCCGCGCGATACGCTCACGGGCGATTATCTGGGCGGCACGCGCCGTATCGTCGCCAACGCCCAGTTGTATCTGCCGTTCCCGGGCGCCACCAAGGACCGCACGCTGCGCTGGTTCATCTTCAGCGATGCGGGCCAGGTTGCCGCCGGCAGTGGTCTGAGCTGCACCCGCGGCCGCGACAACACCGAGGTCGAAGATCCTTGCGGCTGGCGTTTCTCGGCCGGTATCGGCCTGTCGTGGCAGTCGCCGATGGGGCCGTTGCAGTTGTCTTACGCTCGTCCGCTCAACTCCAAGCAAGGCGACGACAAGCAAAGCTTCCAGTTCCAGATCGGGACCGGATTCTAA